A region from the Ammospiza nelsoni isolate bAmmNel1 chromosome 1, bAmmNel1.pri, whole genome shotgun sequence genome encodes:
- the PLAG1 gene encoding zinc finger protein PLAG1 isoform X2, with the protein MATHSPEKTHKCNYCEKMFHRKDHLKNHLHTHNPNKEAFKCEECGKNYNTKLGFKRHLALHAATSGDLTCKVCLQTFESTGVLLEHLKTHAGKSSGGVKEKKHQCEHCDRRFYTRKDVRRHMVVHTGRKDFLCQYCAQRFGRKDHLTRHMKKSHNQELLKVKTEPMDLLDPFTCNVSVPIKDELLPVMSLPSSELTSKPFTNTLQLNLYNTQIQSMQSSASAHQMVATSLPLGMPCPIDMESVHPSHQLSLKYPLGTTSYSISMPEKEQPLKGEIESYLMELQSGMPSSSQDSQASSSKLGLDPQVGPLDDGSGEVSLSKGSVPISEPLNAPSLDFSQLFNFIPVNGPPYNPSVSVGNLGMSYTQEEAHSSMTQLPPQTQDPQDPSNSIGLGSLHSLSAAFTSSLSTTTTLPRFHQAFQ; encoded by the coding sequence ATGGCTACTCATTCTCCTGAGAAAACCCACAAGTGTAATTATTGTGAGAAAATGTTTCACCGAAAAGATCACCTAAAGAATCACCTACATACACACAATCCCAACAAAGAGGCCTTTAAGTGTGAAGAATGTGGAAAGAACTACAATACCAAGCTTGGGTTCAAACGTCACCTGGCTTTGCATGCTGCAACAAGTGGTGACCTCACCTGTAAGGTATGTTTGCAGACTTTTGAAAGCAcaggagtgctgctggagcacctAAAAACTCATGCAGGCAAGTCATCGGGTGGAGTGAAGGAGAAAAAGCACCAGTGTGAACACTGTGACCGTCGGTTCTACACCCGAAAGGATGTCCGCAGACACATGGTAGTGCACACTGGAAGAAAGGACTTCCTCTGTCAGTACTGTGCACAGAGATTCGGGCGCAAGGATCACCTCACGCGCCACATGAAGAAAAGTCACAACCAGGAACTTCTGAAGGTCAAAACAGAGCCAATGGACCTTCTAGATCCCTTTACCTGCAATGTTTCTGTGCCTATTAAGGATGAGCTGCTTCCAGTGATGTCTTTACCTTCCAGTGAACTGACATCAAAGCCATTTACAAACACTTTGCAATTAAATCTCTACAACACTCAGATTCAGTCCATGCAGAGTTCTGCATCTGCACACCAAATGGTTGCCACATCGTTACCATTGGGAATGCCTTGTCCAATAGATATGGAGTCTGTCCACCCTTCTCACCAGCTATCGTTGAAATACCCACTCGGTACTACCTCATACTCAATTTCTATGCCTGAAAAAGAACAGCCATTGAAAGGGGAAATAGAAAGTTACCTAATGGAGTTGCAAAGTGGTATGCCTTCTTCATCCCAGGATTCTCAAGCATCTTCATCAAAACTAGGGCTGGATCCACAAGTAGGGCCACTAGATGATGGGTCTGGGGAAGTTTCCCTTTCCAAGGGCTCCGTTCCTATTAGTGAACCTCTAAATGCCCCATCATTGGACTTTTCTCAGCTGTTCAACTTCATACCTGTAAATGGCCCTCCCTATAATCCTTCTGTTTCAGTGGGAAACCTCGGGATGAGTTATACGCAAGAGGAGGCACATTCTTCTATGACTCAACTCCCACCACAAACCCAGGATCCACAAGATCCTAGCAATAGTATAGGTCTTGGGTCTCTGCACTCATTGTCAGCAGCTTTCACAAGCAGTCTAAGCACAACCACCACCCTACCACGATTTCATCAAGCTTTCCAATAG